Proteins encoded together in one Impatiens glandulifera chromosome 1, dImpGla2.1, whole genome shotgun sequence window:
- the LOC124919546 gene encoding uncharacterized protein LOC124919546 — protein MAKKSQRRNGRYDKAQTGCIWTFISIFDFRNGRSTRRLLSDRRNSRRHAVGTEDFKTKQQMSRNSTGELQKCEEIEVVKLDLGKVSVKELMEKEMVSDTNGRYVRRNHKRWSSYGSKSDIEVLEDLANGQSRGLDLETIINDLCRQIRRERVVRLKPEDDIDDDLDNTRSDEKLDEAIQMFVIQKLTNENDLTVEGRTDVVRALRSNKDAIIKHLKEQNSPSNPNQHKILRRSQSLEEILLKEDYGYPSSDRIVILKSGISGIQSSTAKSNSSLEKKQTVATHFSFTEIKRRLMNAMTRDRSGQTALPSDNTTKQGNVEKNSVWNSPIKNRDYNEKYAMPSRGTRKKEKSETISDIYIEARKHLSEIILGSGGEIENCSSSRRSPRSLARILSLPEFNFSPIASPRKDTRPVSEAKEKNPLVFDNFQENLENQSYNGDEISKETEPFANTQVLDEISQSSGKGGDMEVVITDASVESELCLQVGTMELDDLEEEELLPSSPLSSSPTSPITKNKEHNERTERPSPVSVLDPTFGEEDDISPSSLKSNPGISAVQPQLIKFEDSSPQEICIGTNLEDEESAFEFVEAILFASDLKWDDFLDRWISCDPVLDPLLIHEVESFSSRSLHDQKLLFDGTNEVLEEVCQRYFGLSPRVSYLKSNIRPVPKGQDLIQEIWEGVELNLLQPSPFVLESTVKRDMAEKWIDLRLDTEDICFELCEEIFEQLLEETILS, from the exons ATGGCAAAGAAATCACAAAGGCGAAATGGGCGATATGACAAAGCTCAAACAGGCTGCATTTGGACTTTCATTAGTATTTTCGATTTCAGAAATGGTAGATCTACTCGAAGACTCCTCTCTGATAGAAGGAATTCCAGGAGACATGCTGTTG GAACCGAAGATTTCAAGACTAAACAGCAAATGTCGAGAAATTCAACAGGAGAATTACAA AAATGCGAAGAAATTGAAGTCGTGAAACTTGATCTTGGTAAAGTGAGTGTAAAGGAACTAATGGAGAAGGAGATGGTTAGCGACACAAATGGAAGATATGTTAGAAGGAATCATAAAAGATGGAGTTCTTATGGCTCAAAATCTGATATCGAAGTTTTGGAAGATTTAGCAAACGGGCAATCAAGAGGTTTGGATCTTGAGACAATAATTAACGATCTCTGTCGTCAGATTCGCCGGGAAAGAGTCGTTCGTTTGAAGCCCGAGGATGATATCGATGACGATCTTGATAATACCAGGTCTGATGAAAAATTGGACGAGGCAATTCAGATGTTTGTAATTCAGAAGCTTACAAATGAGAACGATCTAACAGTAGAAGGAAGAACTGATGTTGTTCGTGCTTTAAGATCTAACAAAGACGCGATTATAAAACACCTTAAAGAGCAGAATTCTCCATCAAACCCAAATCAACACAAAATCCTTAGAAGAAGTCAATCTCTTGAAGAAATCTTGTTGAAGGAAGATTACGGTTATCCAAGTTCAGATAGAATCGTGATCTTGAAATCTGGAATATCAGGAATCCAATCTTCAACTGCCAAATCGAATTCCAGTTTGGAGAAGAAACAAACCGTTGCAACCCATTTTTCGTTTACTGAAATCAAAAGACGGTTAATGAATGCTATGACAAGGGATCGAAGTGGACAAACAGCTCTTCCTTCTGACAACACTACCAAACAAGGCAATGTGGAGAAAAACTCAGTTTGGAATTCTCCAATCAAGAACCGTGACTACAACGAAAAGTATGCCATGCCTTCCCGGGGAactagaaagaaagaaaagagcgAAACAATTTCCGATATCTACATCGAGGCCAGGAAACATCTGTCTGAGATTATTCTTGGCAGTGGAGGAGAAATTGAAAATTGTTCAAGTAGTAGAAGGTCACCAAGATCATTAGCAAGAATTCTTTCTTTGCCAGAGTTCAATTTCTCACCTATTGCCAGCCCAAGAAAAGATACTCGACCTGTTTCTGAAGCCAAAGAGAAGAACCCGTTAGTGTTTGACAACTTTCAGGAGAATTTGGAAAATCAATCATATAATGGAGATGAAATCAGCAAAGAAACCGAACCTTTTGCTAATACACAGGTTTTGGATGAGATTAGTCAGAGTTCTGGCAAAG GTGGTGATATGGAAGTTGTCATAACAGATGCATCGGTAGAGTCTGAGTTATGCCTTCAAGTGGGAACAATGGAATTG GATgatttggaagaagaagagtTATTGCCTTCATCACCATTGTCATCATCTCCAACCTCCCCAATTACCAAAAACAAGGAACATAATGAAAGAACAGAAAGGCCAAGTCCAGTCTCTGTACTTGATCCAACATTTGGGGAAGAAGATGACATCAGCCCATCAAGCCTCAAATCTAATCCTG GCATCTCTGCAGTCCAGCCACAACTCATCAAATTCGAAGATTCATCTCCACAAGAAATTTGCATAGGAACCAATTTGGAAGACGAAGAATCTGCATTCGAATTCGTGGAAGCCATTCTTTTCGCTTCCGATTTAAAATGGGATGACTTCCTTGATCGATGGATTTCTTGTGACCCGGTTCTTGACCCATTGTTAATTCATGAAGTGGAGTCATTTTCCAGCCGAAGTTTGCACGATCAGAAGCTTCTATTTGATGGTACTAACGAAGTTCTAGAAGAAGTTTGCCAACGCTATTTTGGCTTGTCTCCTCGAGTATCATATCTCAAAAGTAATATTCGACCCGTTCCAAAAGGCCAGGATCTTATTCAAGAGATATGGGAAGGAGTTGAATTGAATCTTTTGCAACCTTCGCCTTTCGTTCTAGAAAGTACGGTTAAAAGAGACATGGCTGAGAAATGGATTGATCTTCGATTAGATACAGAAGATATTTGCTTTGAACTTTGTGAAGAAATTTTCGAACAGCTGTTGGAAGAAACCATACTGAGCTGA